TAAAATGCGTAAATTGTGCTGTTCGTCATCTACTATCAATATCATATTATTAATTTTTAATGGTTGGTTTAGTTAGGCTATTCTGTACTGTTGTCTTAGCACAAAGAGTAGTTAGCTCCAGAATTTGCTAGATTCAGCACGATATAAAAATCCTAAATCATGCATAAACAATTTTAAGTACTGTAGGTAGGGCTAAAGCCCACTCTACGTGTATTTCAAAAATCAACTAGGATTGCTGTATGTAATCATTTTTTCTACAGTAACCTCTTCTTTGAAGGTTGACATAGGTAATTTCAACAGAGTGTGGGTAGATCGGGAATTTTGTTTAAGCGTTAATAGCTTGATATTTATAGCGGTTTTCAATTGAGTGCAATACATAAAAAAGTTATGGAACCGCAGCCTGTAGCAGACGAACGCGGATAAATCTGTACTTCATTCAAGTGATAACCGCTATATAAATGAAAAAGCTTGTTATTTGACGGTTTAGTTAAACTTTAATAAATTTTTACTTATTTTAACGGGAAAAATGCTTCTCCTCAGTGCATACCGATTTAGAAAAAATACTGAATTTTAATCAAAACATTTATTGTTCTTAACCTATAAGCGGTTGGATGGAAATGTATAGAAAGCTTAACTCAGGCTTCCGTGCATTTTATTAGATTAAATGCGCGGAGCGTATCCTTTAAGACTTTCTATAGAAAACGCTGGCTCGATCTTCACGATCCAATTTTAATTCTGATAAAGAAAATACACCGTAAATAGAGCCTAAAGGATGAAGGAAGAAAAGATGAAACAAGAAGCAGTATCAAGTTTAAAAGATAAAACATTTTATACTTCATTTCACACTTCATACTTAATCTTTCATCCTTCAAAAAATCCATTGTCCTTTGCTATGGATAAGCAGAATATCCGTAGCCCAGGACATTGTGTGTCTCACAAGATAGGAAAATATTATGGCAGACGTAACACTCAAGGGATTTGCAGTTCTAAGCGCAGATACATTTGCCGAAGGTCCTCAATCTGGCAAATTTCTCACAAGCACCAATGGAAGAACCATTCCATTCCCAGGTCAACCTGTTCAGGGCTTTAGTGGTGTACAGTTTGCCGACCAAAACACTTTCTGGTTCTTAACAGACAATGGTTTTGGTGCAAAAAATAATAGCGCCGATTACCTGTTACGAATTTATCGCCTTGACCCTAGCTTTCAAGGTATAGAAGGGGGTGATGGTAGTGTTAAGGTGTTGAACTACATACAACTCTCTGACCCAGATAACCGAGTCCCTTTTAAGATTGTTAATGAAAGTACGAGCGATCGCACCTTAACAGGTGCAGACTTTGATGTAGAATCATTTGTATTAGCAAAAGACGGCACACTTTGGCTCGGTGACGAGTTTGGTCCTTACTTGCTGCATTTTGACAACACGGGTAAGCTACTTGAGGCTCCTATCTCTGTACCTAACAGCAGTGTTGTTAAACTCAACACCCTCAACGGTCAAACCCCTCTAGTTGTCGGACACCGAGGTGCAAGCGGTGAATTGCCAGAACACACTCTCGAAGCTTACAAACTGGCTATCGAACGAGGTGCGGACTTCATTGAACCAGACTTGGTTTCTACTAAAGATGGAGTGCTAATCGCCCGCCACGAACCAAATTTGATTGCCACAACCGATGTCTCAACTCGTTCTGAGTTTGCTGACCGGAAAAAAACTAAAGTCATTGATGGAGTGACGGAAGAAGGTTTCTGGGCTGAAGACTTTACTTTAGCAGAAATCAAAACTATACGGGCGATTATGCCTCAAAGCTTCCGCCCTCAAGTCTTCAACGGAGTGTTTGAAATTCCTACCTTAGAAGAAGTCATCAATTTGGTCAAAGAGGTAGAAACACAAACAGGGAAAAAAATTGGTATCTATCCCGAAACCAAACACCCCACCTACCATGACTCCATTGGTCTATCTCTAGAAGAACCCCTGTTGGCAACTCTAGAAAAAACAGGATTTACTGACCCTAGTCGAGTTTTTATCCAATCCTTTGAAACCAGCAACCTCAAAGAACTGAATCAGAAAACAGACATTCCTTTAGTTCAGTTGTTAGACGCTACTGATGTTAGAAATGATGGTTCTTTGATTGAAACCAAGCCTTATGATTTTGTTATCAACGGCGATTCCCGTACTTACGCAGACCTGCGGACTCCAGAAGGCTTGAAAGAAATTGCCACTTATGCTGATGGCATTGGTCCCTGGAAGCGGATGATTGTCTCAGTGAAGACAGTTGATAAGGATGGAGATGGCAAACCAGACGACCTCAACAATGATGGGGTCATCAATGATACTGATAAAGTCACAACTCCACCCACAACACTGGTACAAGATGCCCATGCAGCAGGGTTACAGGTGCATCCTTATACCTTCCGTGATGAAGGACGTTATCTAGCATCAGATTACAATGGGAACCCACAACTAGAATACAGACAGTTCTACCAGCTTGGAGTTGATGCTCTATTCAGTGATTTTCCCGGTACTGCTGACTTAGTGCGCGACCAAATCGTCGCAACTTTTGTCCGCTCTCCTGACAACCCTGATGTCCTGAGAAGGGCTGAATTTGATACATTAACTGGTAGTGCTCCTATTGTTATTGGTCATAGAGGAGCGAGCGGCTCTCGTCCAGAGCATACTTTAGAAGCTTATAAATTAGCGATCGCATTAGGTGCAGATTTTATCGAACCCGATCTCGTCGCCACCAAAGATGGAGTCTTAATTGCTCGTCACGAAAACGCTCTTGCCATTCTCAACGCAGATGGTACGCTCAACGCTTCCGACACCAGCACCGACATTTACCAACGTCCTGAGTTTGCCGATCGCCTGACCACTAAAGTCATTGATGGTCGTACTATCAGAGGCTGGTTCTCAGAAGACCTGACCCTGGCAGAAATTAAAACTCTCAATGCTATTGAGCGCTTACCCGATTTGCGAGGAACCGAATATAACAATGATGGTTTAAAAGTTCCTACCCTAGCAGAAGTCATCGACTTGGTGCAGCAAGTTGAAAAAGAAACCGGACGCAAGATTGGCATTTATCCTGAAACCAAGCACCCCACCTATTTTGCTACGGAAGGCAAACGTATCGATGGTAACTCCATCAATACCAACTTGGGTAAAGAGTTAGTTGATACCTTAGTTGCCAAAGGCTTTACCGATCCAAAGCGGATCTTCATCCAATCCTTTGAAGTGGGCAATCTACAGGAACTTAATGATGTACTGTTACCCAAAGCAGGAATTGATGTGCCACTAGTTCAGTTATATGGTGGTGCAACAGAAAAACCTTATGACTTTACAGTCAGTGGCGACTCCCGTACCTACGGCGACTTAGCAACCCCAACAGGGCTAGACTTTGTCAATGACTACGCTGCTGGTATTGGTCCTAACAAACGTTTAATTGTCCCAGCGCAAACAGTTGACCGCAATGGCGACGGTCAACCAGATGACCTCAACGGTGATGGTACAATTAGCGATGCGGATCGAGTCTTGGGCAATGCCACAACTTTAGTTCAAGATGCTCATACCGCCGGATTGTTGGTGCATCCTTACACCTTCCGCAACGAAAGTGTTTACTTAGCATCTGATTACAACGGCGATCCAGTACAGGAGTACAAGCAGTTCATCGAGTTGGGCGTTGACGGTTTCTTCACAGACTTCCCCGGAACAGGAGATACGATACGCGACCTGTATGTAGGAGAAACTGTAGTTGCTAACCTTGGTGGTTCTAGAGGGTTTGAGGGCTTAGCAATTAACCCCAGTAAAACGACTCTGTATCCATTACTTGAAGGAACTGTTGTGGGCGATCCAGTAGGTTCTTTGAGAATCTATAAATACGATCTGCAATCCAGTAAGTTTGACGGTATAGCTGGTTACTATCAGCTGGAGAACCCAAGCAACGCTATTGGCGATTTTACTGTCGTTAACGAGAATGAGTATCTCATCATCGAACGTGATGGCGGTCAAGGTGCTACCGCACAGTTCAAGAAGATTTTCAAAGTTGACCTTTCTCAGAAAGATGCCAATGGCTTTGTTGCTAAAGAGGAAATTGCTAACCTGCTGAATGTTCAAGATCCAAATGACTTGAATGGAGATGGCAATAAATTGTTTACTTTCCCCTTTGTGACTATCGAAGATGTGTTGGTGCTCGATCGCAATACTATCTTAGTTGCCAATGATAACAACTACCCTGGTGGTGGTGGGCGATCGTCTGCTCCCGATAATAACGAAATTATTGTGCTTGAGTTAGGAACAACACTGAATCTCGATCCGCGTGTGGGACTTGCTGGGCTAGAATATGGCTTGGCTAACAATAACCTTGCGATCGGTAATATCGACGGCTTCATTGCTTAGGGACTTCCAAATAAAAAAATATCCCAAAATTTCTTGTGGTGCGGGCGTCCTCGCCCGCCACTAATAGAAGACGGGCGGGGACGCCCGTCCCACAATATGGGATAATTTATCTCCTGGAAATCCCTTAACGGAATCTTACCTTTCTACTAAGCCATTAGATTCCCGATTTCTTGAAGGATGCTGTAGGCGAATGATGGCTTTCTGACCCCAATTTTAACTACGGGACTGGTGCTCTAATTGAGTTCTCCCTCGGTTGAAACACGAGGGATTCTAAATGGATGTTGCTACGTGGTCTAAAGACGCACTTCGCAACGAATTGCGAAATGAATTCTTTAGATCGCGGAACAAGTCATACCGATGTGGCAGACTCAAAACTGCCCTACCCACCTTAACTAAGACAAGTCCTAGCTGTGTGGCTACTTTACGCATGATGTTGGCTGCGCCGTTGCAGTCAGCATTGATTACAAAACCAAGAAAGGTTTTGTAAAGACCACGTTCAATTCTTTCACCTGATGGCTTCCATCCGTTGGGTTTCTCACCAAATGTAGGTAGCAAGTCATCATCAAGAAATGAACTCTTGGATGTGTAGCTCTCTTCGGTAATTGTTAAAACAATTCCGTACTCTGGACAAAGTTGTTTAAGACGTTCAATCAATCTACCCGTTGGAATGGGTACAAAATTTTGATTGCCACGCTTGCCCATATCAGAACCATTCTTCTGTCCCTCATTCCAACCAATAATAAGATTTCCCACACCATCAGCGAGGCATCGATTAATAATAAACCTAGCTGCTTTATTAATGGCATCTCTCATCTGGTTATTGCGTTTGCGTTGAATCCTATCAAGGTTAGAGTCCCAGTAAAAATCTGACTTCCCTTGCTTATATTTGGCAACAAGACGGCAGTAACCCTGATTCATTGAACGTAACTTTCTACCATCAATAATTAAGCTCTGCCCAAGTGTTGAAACACCTGTTAACCAATTATTTCCACCGTGGTCAAAACTCCAAGCTTGCGTGTAAACAAGATTGGGATTCATCTCCATTATTTGCTTGCCATCATCAATTACCCAATTAATCCAAAACTGACCGTAACAAGGACGAACTGTCACTTCCTTCACCCAATCTGAATCAATGAATTCTGGTAATGGTAAAGCAATTTCAGCTAACAAATGTGGTTTAGTTTCTCTACTAATCGAAGGATAAAAACAACCATTTTTGTAAGTAAGTGCTTGCCTTGGGAACGTAACTGCCGCCAGTCCACCGCTTTTTCTATATTGTGGTAACGATGGTTTATCAACCTCACCTCTGTAATAAGCATTAACAAGTCCGTTGTAAGAAGTAATTGACTCACCAATAGATTTCAATGTTTGCTGTGCAGCCTGTGCAGCCAAAGCCTTGTAATGTGGATTGTCTTTGAGAATTTTATCAAGTTCTGGATAAGTAGTATTGCATCTGTAGGTTTTCCATCCGTGGCGTAATTCATCACCTTTCCAGTAGGTCGTGAAAGCATTACCCGACTCTTCAAGTCTTGAATAATGAGTTTGACGAACATGATAAAGAGCGCAATTAATCAAACTGTTAGCGTGTTGGCACTGGTCTAGCCAAAACGCTTGTTCAATATCTGTAAACCTTGCTTTAACTGGTAAAGTTTTGTACACCTTGTCACGGGGGTCTTACACGTACAAAAATGGGGCAGCCTTAAAAACAAATTGTTCATCTGTATTAGGGATTGCAACCTCAGGAAGGCTGCCCCATTTTTGAGGGGACAATGCGTCGTCATCACCTCCTGTCGTTTATTATATTAGTTACTACATATAAAGTCAACAATACTCCGGAAAATGGCAAAGCTCTCAAAAGAAGACCATGACTACAGAAGAACGGAGAATTCCGTGTCCTCAATCAATTATCATTTTGTATTTGTACCAAAACGACGAAGACCCGTATTGGTCACCGATGTGGCAAGAAGACTGCAAGAAATTATTTTTGAACTAGTGCAAGAACACAACTGGAGACTCATTGCATTAGAAATTCAACCCGACCACGTGCATATGTTTATTAATGCACCTACAGATGAAGCGCCTTCACAGATTGCTAAATGGGTTAAAGGTAGAGCATCCCATCATCTAAGAAAAGAATTTCCAGAACTTTTAAAACTA
This genomic interval from Scytonema hofmannii PCC 7110 contains the following:
- a CDS encoding RNA-guided endonuclease InsQ/TnpB family protein, encoding MYKTLPVKARFTDIEQAFWLDQCQHANSLINCALYHVRQTHYSRLEESGNAFTTYWKGDELRHGWKTYRCNTTYPELDKILKDNPHYKALAAQAAQQTLKSIGESITSYNGLVNAYYRGEVDKPSLPQYRKSGGLAAVTFPRQALTYKNGCFYPSISRETKPHLLAEIALPLPEFIDSDWVKEVTVRPCYGQFWINWVIDDGKQIMEMNPNLVYTQAWSFDHGGNNWLTGVSTLGQSLIIDGRKLRSMNQGYCRLVAKYKQGKSDFYWDSNLDRIQRKRNNQMRDAINKAARFIINRCLADGVGNLIIGWNEGQKNGSDMGKRGNQNFVPIPTGRLIERLKQLCPEYGIVLTITEESYTSKSSFLDDDLLPTFGEKPNGWKPSGERIERGLYKTFLGFVINADCNGAANIMRKVATQLGLVLVKVGRAVLSLPHRYDLFRDLKNSFRNSLRSASLDHVATSI
- a CDS encoding glycerophosphodiester phosphodiesterase family protein, with protein sequence MADVTLKGFAVLSADTFAEGPQSGKFLTSTNGRTIPFPGQPVQGFSGVQFADQNTFWFLTDNGFGAKNNSADYLLRIYRLDPSFQGIEGGDGSVKVLNYIQLSDPDNRVPFKIVNESTSDRTLTGADFDVESFVLAKDGTLWLGDEFGPYLLHFDNTGKLLEAPISVPNSSVVKLNTLNGQTPLVVGHRGASGELPEHTLEAYKLAIERGADFIEPDLVSTKDGVLIARHEPNLIATTDVSTRSEFADRKKTKVIDGVTEEGFWAEDFTLAEIKTIRAIMPQSFRPQVFNGVFEIPTLEEVINLVKEVETQTGKKIGIYPETKHPTYHDSIGLSLEEPLLATLEKTGFTDPSRVFIQSFETSNLKELNQKTDIPLVQLLDATDVRNDGSLIETKPYDFVINGDSRTYADLRTPEGLKEIATYADGIGPWKRMIVSVKTVDKDGDGKPDDLNNDGVINDTDKVTTPPTTLVQDAHAAGLQVHPYTFRDEGRYLASDYNGNPQLEYRQFYQLGVDALFSDFPGTADLVRDQIVATFVRSPDNPDVLRRAEFDTLTGSAPIVIGHRGASGSRPEHTLEAYKLAIALGADFIEPDLVATKDGVLIARHENALAILNADGTLNASDTSTDIYQRPEFADRLTTKVIDGRTIRGWFSEDLTLAEIKTLNAIERLPDLRGTEYNNDGLKVPTLAEVIDLVQQVEKETGRKIGIYPETKHPTYFATEGKRIDGNSINTNLGKELVDTLVAKGFTDPKRIFIQSFEVGNLQELNDVLLPKAGIDVPLVQLYGGATEKPYDFTVSGDSRTYGDLATPTGLDFVNDYAAGIGPNKRLIVPAQTVDRNGDGQPDDLNGDGTISDADRVLGNATTLVQDAHTAGLLVHPYTFRNESVYLASDYNGDPVQEYKQFIELGVDGFFTDFPGTGDTIRDLYVGETVVANLGGSRGFEGLAINPSKTTLYPLLEGTVVGDPVGSLRIYKYDLQSSKFDGIAGYYQLENPSNAIGDFTVVNENEYLIIERDGGQGATAQFKKIFKVDLSQKDANGFVAKEEIANLLNVQDPNDLNGDGNKLFTFPFVTIEDVLVLDRNTILVANDNNYPGGGGRSSAPDNNEIIVLELGTTLNLDPRVGLAGLEYGLANNNLAIGNIDGFIA
- the tnpA gene encoding IS200/IS605 family transposase — encoded protein: MAKLSKEDHDYRRTENSVSSINYHFVFVPKRRRPVLVTDVARRLQEIIFELVQEHNWRLIALEIQPDHVHMFINAPTDEAPSQIAKWVKGRASHHLRKEFPELLKLPALWTPTYFVASTGQVSTEVVKKYIENQRGK